A segment of the Lycium ferocissimum isolate CSIRO_LF1 chromosome 5, AGI_CSIRO_Lferr_CH_V1, whole genome shotgun sequence genome:
TATGTCTAAATTGCTGCAAATAAAGTAACATCAggaatgtttttcttttttcgaggAATGTGAATGTGTTGTGGTTGAGCATTACTTATTTCTTAGCTTAATTAGCTAATCAACTTTAAGTTaatttaaataagaaaatggACTATCGCAAGTATCCTGGAATTTAGCCAGTACATTATAAAAGTTAGGAGAACTTTTTGCTTATATGAAGGCATTGACAAACAGATTTATGTCTGAGTTTTTCGAATGTTTGCAACATCTGTCCGTGCAACTTTAGAATTGTTATCACCAAAGGATATGGTGCAGTGGATGGAGCTATTCTTCCCTTAACcagaggtctcgggttcgagcTCTGGGTATGAAAAAAATCCTTGATAGGTAGGTAGCGCTACCCCCAGAAATGGGCCTTACCCTCGCGAATAGTGGAGCTCCAATATGAGTACCGGGCACCAGGTGAGaaaccatttaaaaaaaaaaaaaaaaaaaaactttagaaTTGTTAGTAGAACTTGcattaaaattgaattttttttaaaaaaaaaaaaggtttgcaTCCTTTTGAAAACACTTAAACTCCTCCATGGAATGAAAAGTGGTGTGCATAGAGATTTAGATAATATTAATACTTAAGATATCATTACGCTGGCTATATGTTTTATATTCCTAATTATCATGGAATATACGTGATCAACAGGATATTtcagtggaaaaaaaaaaaaaaaaaaaaaaaaaaaaaaaaagacactcCGTAGACAGAGGTTGAGTTTTAATTGGAAACTGACTCTCAATTTGATCCTCTTTCCTTCTTAGAAATTGGAACCAAATCCTTAAAATTATCCCCTTCAGTATGAACAAATGAATTCATGCCATTGCAGTTATTACTTTATTTGCAAACAAATACTTAGGtagaaagaaggggaaaaaatgCTGAGACAAAAATAtgttataatattataaaatgtCTTAAGAAGAAGAACCAAAAAATTATAACGTGAGATGCAAATTATGTTATAATGTTGAAAATTCTTTTATTCAcgtgaaattattattattattcactaaaaaaactaaaattagcTAGGAATTTCGTTGCTAATCCGTCGCTATATTTTTCGTAGCTAACAAAAGTTTGATAATCCGTTGTAATCAGGATCAACAACGTAACTTTCTGTTTAGCTACAAAATCTATTCATCACTAATTCATGTTTTTGTAGAATGATTATTATTCAACTTAGGCCGAGGTTAGACTTATAAAAGCATGATTGTTCAACACAAAATGTTGATCGTCGGAACATCTATGTCTATCATTAACGTGCAACGCACGTTCGTAgaaactaataataataaatactcAAATCTGAGGAATACATTCAGACAGAGGCGGACCCAGGATTTTAAGACGGCGGGGGCACCATTATCTTAACATACACGGCAACAAAAATTTTAATGACGACTGAGGGATAATACCGTGTCGGGCCAGTCACTAATAGCGTAGCAGTGGagaaaatacaagtatataggTGAAAAAATTGTTTTGGAGCTGATATTTGATCTCGGATGGTGACCAGTGAGCACTCAGGAAAGACTCCTACCAACTGAATTACTTTTGCAATTATGTTTAAGGGgtccttttaaaatatattatagtttttcaaggtatatatatatatatatatatagattttttttgaagtttggggggagggggggcaCGTGTCCCGCCACCCAACACGTTGGGTCCGCCCCTGCATTCAGATCTAAGCAACTACACTCAGATCCGGCAACGGCGCCGTCATCCGGGTCGTCTAAAACTCACAGACATGTGACATAGCCTTCCATAATAGTTCAAAGTGCTTGTCTTTTCTAGCGGTACGCCTATAAATAGAACACAGTTTGTCCATTGTGAAAATTAGTGATAAAATTATCATGTGTAGGACTGCAGCCACCAATTAAGGAAAATGTGGActctttttattaatattattttctaggGCAAGAGAAGATGACCGCGACAGCTAGCCGACGGAGAAGAGAGAGTGGAAAAGGAGAGAGAgttcaagaagagaaagagggaATTGAGGAAAAAGATTGATATAATGGAATAAGAGGAGATAGTTTTGAATTAGTTATCTTGTGTAATTGAAATACAACATTTAGCTACCagatataattaaaataaagtgtaactactaaatataaataactcCTAATGTCTACATCACgtaaaattttcttaaaaaaaggactaaataattttattaagcTGAAGAACGAAAGACCTTTCAATACAAAAAAATACCCACTTATATTATTACGGGTCGGGTTTCTGGATTAGTGGTCTTTTCCCTGCCAAAATTCCAAAACCCTagcaatcaacaaccaatagcTTCACATCTGCTGTAAAACAACTCTGTCCATGGATGGTGTGGCGTCTTCATGGGACTTCAACTGGTATTTTCTCTTCCTATAGTCCCTCTTTCCTTATATATCGACAAATGCTTTTCTGCTAATATTATGTGAacatatgtatattaaaagGATATATTCAGACTGTTGCAAGTTTGTTCTTGGTTTTAGCAATTCATTTGAAGATTACCCATATGGTTTTACTTGATTCCTTATTACAAAGGTTTCTCCTTTTTTGCTGTTTTCTTCTAGGAAGAGGGACTAGGAGGTAGTTAACTGATTTTCAAGTAATGGGGCATAGCAGAACTATCTTTCAATTATGTTTTCACAGAATGGAGGAATCAAAGTGTATATATTGAGATACTTGTAGAGAAGCTTAACACTGAACTGGGAATAAACCTGTAGTCTCAAGACTTGGCGTAATTGAATTTTACCTTAGAAAGAAGTACTATTAGCTTTGTTAAGTTTCACACTGAATTTTGTCACTGAGAAAGCTTGTTAGTTCTcttgtttattttttctataaaCTAGCCGGTTTTCAACTTCAAAAGTGGATACTTTAGCTTCAGGGACATCTTCCTAATTTGTCGAATCTCTTCTTGATGCCATGCCACCCTATCTTAATGTCTCCTTTCCTGCAGAATACTTGATATAGTTGAAGTATTTATGTTCTAGATGTTGTTTGTCCATTTCTTTGCTGTTCTTTtgtcaattaattaaaaacaaaGACCTGTCTATATACGGTTCCATTTTGGTAGTGAAATGAGAACTTGATGCATTCTTAAACTCAAGAATCTGAACTGAAGAACAGAGCAGCGAATTTGTGACATCTAGACGCTAGCAATAATGTGTTATATACACTATGTTAATGCACTTTTGATTTGTATTCATGTGCAAAGGAGTGAATTTTATGAGGTATACTTTCTGCAGCAACTTGGAAGTAGATCTTGGATCTGAAGAAAATGCTCAGATTGTCTATACTGCATTGGCTGTTGATAAGGAGGTAAAGTGTGATACTGATATTTTTTAGTCGTTGTAGCATCTGTCTCATTCTAACTATTGCTTCAACTCTGTACAAATAAAAATTGCAGTTGCAGCCTGATAAAGTGAAGAGGCATATGTCTGTATCTAACGGGAAGCTTTCAGTGTGAGCACTTGCTTCTACTCACTTACTTGTTGAAACCAGTTGATTTTCTCACTTTTGCATTTTGTTGATCCAACTGCAGTTAGTAAGTTACTGTTGTCAGTGTGTTCTTATATGTTCGGGGATATATCTGATGGTAATTTGTAGATATCTTCATATTGTATACAAGTTCTTAAGAACATAATTGTAATGTCGTGGTTGCGTATTTTATATTCCTTTGCTCACAAGTATCATTTACCGAAATCAAGCACTGCATATTGCACTAGAGTTTTCTTTGTAAACTCTTTCGTGTTTGCTGATCTTAATAGCAAATGGCCTAGTCAGAGGAAAACATGTTCAAAATGACATTTCTTCCTTTACCCCCTGATTAGGAAGGAGGAATGTCACTCTTCTATGCCCAAAATTCTGAATGTTAACATCCAATGGTGTGCCCTAGTAGTCAATGATGTGGGTTGAGAACTATGAGGCCTTAAGTTCAAATCTCAGCAAAGACGAAAAttctaggtgatttcttcccatctgtcctagccttggtggatagagttacctggtacctgttgttggtgggaggtggcaGGTATCTCGTGGAtttagtcgaggtgcgcgcaagctggcccggacaccaccattataaaaaaaaatctgaatacCGAGTGTTCAAGTTAATATGCTTGCTATTTCTTCCTAACATTCTGCATTATTCAGCTTTCTGAACTCTTTGATGCTTTACAGGAATTTTGAGGCTGTTGAAGCAAGATTTCTTCGTGCATCATTTAGTGCATTTGTAGATGTACTCACACTCGCAACAAAAACCATTGAAGAATTTGGTCCAAAGAAGGAATAGAGACCTCTTTTGAACATTGTTGGACATTGTTCATTTATTGATGTGCCATATAGAGAAAGCccattgatgttgtaattgacTTTGTGCCAGCTGATAAATTAATTTCAGGCTATATTCATCTTTATAATTGATATCAGGTATCTCTTGAACTACAAGAAGCACTAAATGGAGTACTTGTTTTGGCCTTGACAAAGATGCTCTGCTCAATCTCTTACTGCTCAAATCCTCGTGAATCGTTGATAATAAAaagttttaacaaaaaaaaaaaaaaaaaaaaaaaaaaaatgacatataaCCTTTGGCCTACAGCAAAGTTCAGATGATATCCTCATTCCTTACGCTTCAAACATTCCGCCGTAATTTCGTCATATACGTTTTTGTCGCTTCAAAAGGCACGgataaaagaaaaggagggaATCAAGAATTATTGACTTATCAAAAATTTGCAGATGCATTATCTGGATAAATTGGAGAACTATGTGGCAATGTTGGTTTATGTCAAATGAGGCAATCATGTCATAATCCACAAACAATTTTTCAGCTTCAACTACAAATAACTcttttcaatttcaactcaagTTTTCTCCAAACGGACCCTTAAAATCCTTGTTATATTACTTTATAATCTGTCAAGACCATGTCCAGGACCACTAATCAATATTATATAATTGCGTTTACGAACTGTCAATACATTGCCAAAATTTAATATACAATTGAGGAAAGGTAAGCAGTGCACCAATAAAAAAGCCTGTCCCTGGTTTTCTGTATACAACTGGAGAAGGGTAAGCACTAATGTAATATAGTAACAATAAAGCATGTTCCTGGTTTCCAGCTGCAAGTGCTACCACATCCACCTCCTTTAGTCACATTTTTCTTTGAACTTGTTACTGTTAATAttcatctatatatgtatatagcgtTTCATCTTTCTTTGATTTGCGTCGACTGAGCAAAGATTTAAGCAGACGTTTACTTTTGCTGGCATGTTGCTCAAGATCTTTGGTGTTTATATTGTCCACATGAAGCCGCATTGAAGCTGATTTACGAGGCTCTGCAGCATACTGCTAAAACACAATTTAAcagttaaaagaaaaaaaccaaaAGTCGACTATGAACAAGTCAATTTGCAGATTTCAGGATAGAGGAGCATGCTCTTATTTGACTGGACCTGTTAATTTTAGCAGTAGTTAAAAGCTATTAAGACTGGACCTGGATATTAACATTATTAAACAAATGAAAAACATATAGGATGCAGTAATTACCCGTCTCCCATTGGAAGGGTTTGGAGTAGTAGGCCGACTCTTATTTGGGGTGGTTGGCCTAGAACTTTTGGGGGTGGTTGGCCGACTAGCAAGAGATGCGGTTCGTAACAGAGGAAACCGATGTGGTGAAACTGTTCGCTTGTCTGTTGGTCCATTACGCCAGAGTACAAAAAGAAGGAGGATAAAATTAATTACAACCAGCAATGAGAACGAGAAGGTGGAAATTATAAGCACTGAGATGCAAAGATATTATATAATGCAAGAAACAGATGGGTAGAGACCTAATTCCTTTTTCGGTGTGGTTGTTCCGGAGAATGAAAATTTTCCATACTGCTGAACAAGTCGTGGAGAAGGTGATGGGGAGAATCCTTTCCTGCAGCATATAAATCTTTACATGTTCATGCATGGTAAAACATAAAGGGCTTTTAACACATTTGACCGCTCGGCCAAAAATAATTACAGTCGCTaaccaatatacaaaatatgcaccACTACATTTGTTGGCTATTATTTTGATGGGCGGCTCAGTGTAAAAATCGTAAACATAAAAGTTATCAGGTAGCTGAATACAACAAGCAgcgagaaaaaaaattacccagCTGTAGATGGTGGAGTCTCTCTAATTGTTGCTCGCACAGCTGCGTTAAAAGAAACCAGCTTCGGTCATATCATTTTTTCACAAACTATCTTAACAGAAACTCAAAAATTGAAGGCAATGCATAATATGTTACCATTTCTAAATTGATTCCAATCATCTTGATCGTCAAGACTACACCCTTGGTACTTTATTTTGGTGGTGAGATTAGCACCATTCGCTGTCTCGCCAACTggaagaaaattttcaaaaatagttgAATGTTCTATGTTCTGACTTGAGAGTGACAAGTACTCCTAAAGGAACAGATTTAAAATATATACACTCATGTGATGTAATCATAATTACCTGGTAATATATATCGCTTGTGATACTTAGGAGTATGAATAACCAATGACTGCTGCAACAAGCCCTCGTTATCAATGTAATCCTGGCATGTCCTTAGTCTCTACAAGAAAACCAGGTAAAATGAATAAGCGCCGAGTTATTTACAGGTAAAATGACTGTTTAAGTCAAGCATATATTGCTCCAATGCTTGATCCATTGAGTAGAGAAACAAGATGAAATAGGCATATATCTACACATATATGCTGGGTCCGAGTAGTTCTGACAGTTGAATTCCAGCTCTATATATCCAAATTAGGTCCACGCAAGCAAGGCAAACAAGAAATAAGACACAAATAGACTAACTAAATCCTGATCACATGTATACAATTCTTGAATTCCCAAAGAAAGCTGAATGAATTAGGATAACAGCATTCATTTTATGAAGTAAATTAGGATCACACCATAACAATATAAAACAGCAGAAAAGGATCATAACTAGCTTCACTATTTGTGTGTATAATCTTCTTGAAGAaaaagagtgtgtgtgtgtgtgtgtgtgtgtgtgtgtttgtgcaTTCACTTCACCTATAAAACATTCTAGACACAACACAGAATTCTTCAGACAAAACACCAAGAAAAATGGCATATGCGAAGCATTTGATATGTTCAAGCATTGGATCTTCAGAAGGTGTTAGCATGTGGCAGTCCTAGAGTAAGACTACTACCATTACAATACTTAATAAAAACCTGTAAAAGTTCATTTGCAAGGATCGTGAACGAATTATATCTCTTCAACCACATGGAACTTGATAAGCATCTTGATTTCAGTTATGGAGTTCATTCGAATAACCTATCTATGAGAAGTATTGCAAGATCTTCATATGTTTATGTGGTGAGGACGACAGAAGAACAAACAAGTATGTATTTAAAGGCACAAAGGTATTTTTCAATAAATATCACGATCAATATCGTCACTACTCACTAGCATCAAGATTGTCACTATCGTCAGTATCATCACTATCATCAATGTCGATCTCATCAACAAGAAAACCTTTAGGCTGGTTATCCAGGAACTTGTTCAGAAGTACTGTAATGAAAGGAATGTAGGAGTTTTAGCTAGGTATTTGACCAAATAGGATCATCCAGTTCCTATAGAACCTATCACTAAAATTCCCCGGAGGGGGATAAGGCTAAGCAGAGCAAAAAGGGTTTTCCAGGAGATGGGAAATGGAAACTATTTTCCCCACATGAAGTTTGTGAATAAGTGATTGTCTGATAATGAACAAGGAATACCAGTCTTTTTGCTAAACAGGATGGATTGCACTCATAATTCATTAGATGCTTTTTATGAATGTCAACTAAGAATCGTAAGTAAATTGCTCCT
Coding sequences within it:
- the LOC132056408 gene encoding uncharacterized protein LOC132056408 isoform X2, producing the protein MDGVASSWDFNCNLEVDLGSEENAQIVYTALAVDKELQPDKVKRHMSVSNGKLSVNFEAVEARFLRASFSAFVDVLTLATKTIEEFGPKKE
- the LOC132056408 gene encoding uncharacterized protein LOC132056408 isoform X1 yields the protein MVWRLHGTSTGVNFMRYTFCSNLEVDLGSEENAQIVYTALAVDKELQPDKVKRHMSVSNGKLSVNFEAVEARFLRASFSAFVDVLTLATKTIEEFGPKKE
- the LOC132056406 gene encoding protein ABIL3; the protein is METLNSPATMTFPREPANFDEVSMHQSMLFSDSLKDLKNLRQQLYTAAEYFELSYSNDEQKDVVIDTLKDYAIKALVNTVDHLGSVTYKVNDLLDEKVDEVSGTELRISCIEQRLRTCQDYIDNEGLLQQSLVIHTPKYHKRYILPVGETANGANLTTKIKYQGCSLDDQDDWNQFRNAVRATIRETPPSTAGKGFSPSPSPRLVQQYGKFSFSGTTTPKKELDKRTVSPHRFPLLRTASLASRPTTPKSSRPTTPNKSRPTTPNPSNGRRYAAEPRKSASMRLHVDNINTKDLEQHASKSKRLLKSLLSRRKSKKDETLYTYIDEY